One region of Pieris rapae chromosome Z, ilPieRapa1.1, whole genome shotgun sequence genomic DNA includes:
- the LOC110995844 gene encoding chondroadherin, which translates to MFADLSFQRRILLLLALFISSLKSSSAAGTSCPAECLCQTAVGREGASELLVVCTRGDQYTIPVDQLDRTANIIVIAPPPTRPNYLTIGPIFTQPTPFANLRELHIVNSNVPSIGQYSFWGLQNLRILNLTHNNLTSIGADNFRGLINLSDLFLDHNNIEQMPSETFRHLTALRTLTLSQNQISALVPRLFRMLAKLIYLDLSDNPLVDLNPEVFKDIQHLRFFICRRCLLRRVNTQIYHLVPHLEELDLGENQFKYLTSDEFISLKKLRKLKLDGNQLSVIVDNMFGRNRELRVLTLARNRLALLAPAALDNLTNLMHLDISHNKIDRFHLQTFAPAVDSLKTINVSGNNLPLNEIALVLQILPEIQGVGLANLSLQEIPPNFFIYNEHLVSLDISWNKLTKFPYKLLTKTKFLQTLDMSRNRLHTLNEEDLQRLEAIAHIDLSKNHWRCDHCSVGTMLAYMTTTVLNSSIRHLTCYSPLRLHGITFGELDFDKLEPCMGTHEAQMSVIAGLMLLCVAVFAAIAAALCCTRRRTAHYYTNEEKRREHAHEHPEELLGHTDLGSVATIHAPYHLVTKGS; encoded by the coding sequence gAGGATCTTGTTGCTGCTAGCATTATTCATAAGTTCATTGAAGTCCTCGAGTGCCGCCGGGACTAGTTGCCCGGCGGAATGTTTGTGCCAGACGGCCGTCGGGCGCGAGGGAGCAAGCGAGCTGCTCGTCGTATGTACGCGGGGTGACCAGTACACGATTCCTGTCGATCAGCTAGACAGGACTGCAAACATCATCGTCATCGCTCCCCCGCCTACCCGTCCCAATTACCTCACTATTGGACCCATCTTCACGCAGCCCACCCCTTTCGCTAACCTTCGAGAACTACACATTGTCAATTCCAACGTACCTTCCATAGGCCAGTACTCTTTTTGGGGTCTTCAAAACTTAAGAATACTAAACCTGACGCACAATAACCTTACAAGCATTGGCGCTGATAATTTCCGGGGACTCATAAATTTATCGGATTTATTCCTGGATCATAACAATATCGAACAGATGCCGAGTGAAACATTCCGACACCTCACAGCTCTCAGGACATTGACCTTGTCGCAAAATCAAATATCGGCATTAGTGCCTCGGCTCTTTCGTATGCTggcgaaattaatttatttagatctCAGTGACAATCCTCTAGTCGATTTGAACCCTGAAGTTTTCAAAGACATTCAACATCTAAGGTTTTTCATATGCAGGCGATGTTTACTGCGTAGAGTGAATACGCAAATATACCATCTCGTCCCACATCTCGAGGAGTTGGACTTGGGAGAGaatcaattcaaatatttgacatCAGATGAATTTATCAGTCTCAAGAAGTTGAGGAAGTTGAAATTGGATGGAAATCAATTGTCAGTGATCGTCGACAACATGTTTGGTAGGAACAGAGAGTTACGAGTTCTAACCCTGGCACGAAACCGTCTCGCCCTCTTGGCGCCAGCGGCCCTAGACAACCTCACCAACCTGATGCACCTGGACATAAGccacaataaaatagatagGTTCCACCTACAAACATTCGCTCCGGCTGTCGATTCcctgaaaacaataaatgttaGCGGTAACAATTTACCACTCAATGAAATAGCACTTGTTCTCCAAATACTTCCTGAAATTCAAGGCGTTGGCCTCGCTAATTTGTCCTTGCAAGAAATTCCACCAAATTTTTTCATCTATAACGAACACTTGGTATCACTCGACATATCCtggaataaattaacaaagttTCCTTATAAACTCCTGACTAAGACAAAATTCTTGCAAACATTAGATATGTCTCGTAACagattacatacattaaacgAAGAGGATCTTCAGAGACTCGAGGCGATAGCACACATTGACTTATCAAAAAACCATTGGCGTTGTGATCACTGCTCGGTTGGGACGATGTTGGCTTACATGACCACTACTGTGTTAAATTCCAGCATACGACATCTTACGTGCTATTCTCCTCTGAGACTTCATGGTATAACATTTGGTGAATTGGATTTTGATAAGCTAGAGCCTTGTATGGGAACCCATGAAGCCCAGATGAGCGTAATAGCGGGGCTGATGCTACTTTGCGTGGCTGTGTTCGCAGCAATAGCAGCTGCCCTGTGCTGCACGCGCCGACGAACAGCTCACTATTACACTAATGAGGAAAAGCGTAGAGAGCATGCTCACGAACACCCGGAAGAACTGCTCGGACACACCGACTTGGGCAGTGTCGCGACTATCCATGCTCCCTACCACCTCGTGACGAAGGGAAGTTAA